In one Arenibacter antarcticus genomic region, the following are encoded:
- the glgB gene encoding 1,4-alpha-glucan branching protein GlgB: MTKVISHSLFSEFDIDLFKSGKHFKLYEKLGSHLIEVDGVKGTYFAVWAPSARSVSVVGDFNDWYESEHQLNVRWDGSGIWEGFIPDLGEGTLYKYRIHSNNHGVVTEKADPFAKSCEHPPRTASVVWDASHSWKDKEWMGSRKEKNSLDSPFAVYEVHLGSWKRKSDNQFMTYRELAVDLVAYVKEMNFTHIEFMPIMEYPYDPSWGYQLTGYFAPTSRFGKAEDFKFLVDTLHQNNIGVILDWVPSHFPEDPHGLGFFDGSHLYEHPDSRRGYHPDWKSLIFNYGRNEVRAFLISNAMYWLDHYHVDALRVDAVASMIYLDYSREEGEWEPNIYGNNENLEAISFIRELNETVYSNFEGIQMIAEESTSFSMVSKPVNMGGLGFGMKWMMGWMHDTLEYFKKDPLYRKFHQNDLTFSATYAFTENFMLPFSHDEVVYGKQSLLYRMPGDEWQRFANLRLLFGYMYTHPGANLIFMGGEFGQSSEWNFQKGLEWDLLQYDFHKGIQNLVRDLNLLYRDYPALYELQFSAEGFQWIDYGDHENSVLTYIRKGNDTKKDLYVACNFTPNPKNKYRMGVPITGSLKEIFNSDAKEYGGSGLENGILKTTKTPWHGYESSVEITIPPLGMVVFTQ, from the coding sequence ATGACCAAGGTAATATCCCATAGTTTATTTTCCGAATTTGATATTGATCTGTTTAAATCAGGGAAGCATTTTAAGCTTTACGAAAAATTGGGTTCCCACCTTATAGAGGTAGATGGTGTTAAAGGTACCTATTTTGCAGTTTGGGCTCCATCCGCAAGATCGGTTTCCGTTGTTGGAGATTTTAATGATTGGTATGAATCCGAACACCAACTTAATGTGCGTTGGGATGGCAGTGGAATTTGGGAAGGATTTATTCCGGATCTAGGAGAAGGTACTTTATATAAATACAGGATCCATTCTAATAACCATGGGGTGGTAACCGAAAAGGCCGATCCCTTTGCCAAAAGTTGTGAGCACCCTCCAAGAACCGCTTCTGTGGTTTGGGATGCCTCCCACAGTTGGAAAGATAAGGAATGGATGGGGTCTAGGAAGGAAAAGAATTCCCTGGATAGTCCTTTTGCAGTCTATGAAGTGCATTTGGGGTCCTGGAAAAGGAAGTCGGACAACCAGTTTATGACCTATAGGGAGTTGGCAGTGGATTTGGTAGCGTATGTGAAGGAGATGAATTTTACGCATATAGAATTTATGCCGATTATGGAATATCCGTATGATCCCTCTTGGGGATATCAATTAACCGGATATTTTGCGCCTACCTCTCGATTTGGAAAGGCAGAGGATTTTAAATTTTTGGTAGATACCTTGCACCAAAATAATATAGGGGTGATTTTGGATTGGGTACCCTCCCACTTTCCTGAAGATCCTCATGGATTAGGATTTTTTGATGGATCACATCTTTACGAACACCCTGATAGTAGAAGGGGATATCATCCAGATTGGAAGAGCTTAATTTTTAATTACGGTCGCAATGAAGTACGGGCCTTTCTGATAAGTAATGCCATGTATTGGTTAGATCATTATCATGTGGATGCCCTTAGGGTTGATGCTGTAGCCTCCATGATTTACTTGGATTACTCCAGAGAAGAAGGGGAATGGGAACCCAATATTTATGGAAATAATGAAAATTTGGAAGCCATATCCTTTATCAGGGAACTAAATGAAACCGTGTATTCCAACTTTGAGGGCATTCAGATGATTGCCGAGGAGTCTACTTCCTTTTCTATGGTCTCCAAGCCTGTGAATATGGGCGGACTAGGTTTTGGGATGAAATGGATGATGGGATGGATGCACGATACTTTGGAATACTTTAAAAAAGATCCTTTATACAGGAAATTTCATCAAAACGATCTAACCTTTAGTGCCACCTATGCCTTTACGGAGAATTTTATGCTCCCATTTTCACATGATGAGGTGGTCTATGGGAAACAATCGCTTTTATATAGAATGCCGGGAGATGAATGGCAACGTTTTGCGAATCTGAGATTGCTATTTGGATACATGTACACGCACCCAGGGGCCAATTTAATTTTTATGGGTGGTGAATTTGGCCAATCTTCGGAATGGAATTTTCAAAAAGGCCTAGAATGGGATCTGTTGCAATACGATTTCCATAAAGGCATACAAAACTTGGTGCGGGATCTAAATTTACTTTATCGCGATTATCCGGCATTGTATGAATTACAATTTAGTGCCGAAGGATTTCAATGGATCGATTATGGAGATCATGAAAATTCGGTACTGACCTATATCAGAAAAGGGAACGATACTAAAAAAGACCTTTACGTTGCCTGTAATTTTACTCCTAACCCCAAGAATAAATACAGGATGGGGGTTCCAATTACTGGGTCGCTAAAAGAAATTTTTAACAGCGATGCTAAGGAATACGGAGGTTCTGGATTAGAAAATGGGATTTTAAAAACGACAAAGACCCCATGGCATGGTTATGAAAGTTCTGTGGAAATTACGATCCCACCACTTGGGATGGTAGTGTTTACTCAATAA
- a CDS encoding glycoside hydrolase family 31 protein → MITNTELEYKGNLYPNSIIDFKRDTDKLYFTTLNGVILEITILRDSIFRFRYATENIFEADFSYAISENAILGYNQLEVEETATEYLIRTAKLTILVDKQTLRTQVSDLTGFIVCEDELGFHWEENYEYGGNTVKMSKITQNTESFYGLGDKATHSNLKGKRVSNWVTDQYAYGKDQDPLYKAIPFFIGLHNEQAYGIFFDNTFKSQFDFAHERRNVTSFWADGGEMNYYFFYGPSFGQVVKDYTNFTGTPELPPMWAMGYHQSKWSYFPESNVRELAATFRKLRIPCDGLYLDIDYMDGFRCFTWDKNHFPNPKKMISDLEKDGFKTVVMIDPGIKIDKDYSVYQEAIENDYFCKRADGAFMKGKVWPGECYFPDFTNPVVREWWAELYKEMFTDIGVHAVWNDMNEPAVMEVPTKTAPLDTRHNFDGHPCSHRKAHNVYGMQMVRATYEGIKKYVYPKRPFVITRAAYAGTQRYSSTWTGDNVATWEHLWIANVQVQRMCMSGYSFVGSDIGGFAEQPSGELFARWIQLGVFHPFCRVHSSGDHGDQEPWSFDDEVTDIVRKFIELRYQLLPYLYTMFYRYSKEGTPMIKPLVYFDQKDPQTHFRTDEFIFGEQILVCPVQEPNAQGRRMYIPRGTWYDYWTDEVVPGGMEKWIVADIDKIPLFVKEGAIIPKFPVQQYVGELEIKELLLEVYYKKGVENSTVYEDAQDGYDYKKGRFSLRNFSFRGKENELIIQQFKEGTFITSYGTFKMNFHGLPFKIKEVRVDNEIVELKDVKLNGNNNIHISKEFTVLHLIG, encoded by the coding sequence ATGATTACCAATACCGAGCTAGAATATAAAGGAAATCTATATCCCAATTCAATTATTGATTTTAAAAGGGATACTGATAAATTGTATTTCACTACCCTAAATGGGGTAATTCTAGAAATCACCATTTTGCGTGATAGTATTTTTAGATTTAGATATGCCACTGAAAATATCTTTGAGGCCGACTTTTCCTATGCCATAAGTGAAAATGCTATTCTTGGATATAATCAACTAGAGGTAGAGGAGACGGCGACGGAATACTTAATACGTACCGCTAAACTTACAATACTAGTAGATAAACAAACGTTAAGGACACAGGTTTCGGATCTAACGGGCTTTATTGTTTGTGAGGACGAACTGGGGTTTCATTGGGAGGAGAATTATGAATATGGGGGGAACACTGTGAAAATGAGCAAAATCACCCAAAATACAGAGAGCTTTTACGGCTTGGGAGATAAAGCAACACATAGTAATCTTAAAGGTAAACGAGTAAGTAACTGGGTAACGGATCAATATGCATATGGCAAGGATCAAGACCCACTTTATAAAGCCATTCCATTTTTTATTGGACTACACAATGAGCAGGCATATGGAATTTTCTTTGACAATACCTTTAAATCGCAGTTCGATTTTGCTCATGAACGTAGGAATGTAACCAGTTTTTGGGCAGATGGGGGAGAAATGAACTACTATTTTTTCTATGGTCCTTCATTTGGTCAAGTAGTAAAAGACTATACCAATTTTACCGGTACACCAGAATTGCCACCTATGTGGGCAATGGGATACCATCAATCCAAGTGGAGTTATTTTCCGGAAAGCAATGTTCGCGAACTGGCTGCAACATTTAGAAAATTAAGGATTCCCTGTGATGGTCTTTATTTGGACATAGATTATATGGACGGATTTAGATGTTTTACTTGGGATAAAAACCACTTTCCGAATCCCAAAAAAATGATCTCTGATTTGGAGAAGGACGGATTTAAGACCGTAGTTATGATCGATCCTGGAATAAAGATCGATAAGGATTATTCGGTCTATCAGGAAGCCATAGAGAACGATTATTTCTGTAAACGTGCCGATGGTGCTTTTATGAAAGGAAAAGTATGGCCCGGGGAATGTTATTTTCCCGATTTCACTAATCCTGTGGTAAGGGAATGGTGGGCAGAACTTTATAAGGAAATGTTTACCGATATAGGTGTGCATGCCGTGTGGAACGATATGAACGAACCCGCAGTAATGGAAGTGCCTACCAAGACAGCGCCTTTGGATACCCGACATAATTTTGACGGCCATCCCTGCTCACACCGAAAGGCACATAATGTTTATGGTATGCAAATGGTAAGGGCTACCTATGAGGGGATAAAGAAGTATGTTTACCCTAAGCGACCTTTTGTGATCACAAGAGCAGCCTATGCAGGTACACAGCGGTATTCCTCGACTTGGACAGGGGATAACGTAGCCACCTGGGAACATTTATGGATCGCCAACGTTCAAGTTCAAAGGATGTGTATGAGCGGTTATTCCTTTGTGGGCTCAGATATTGGGGGCTTTGCAGAACAACCAAGTGGGGAATTATTTGCAAGGTGGATCCAATTGGGAGTTTTCCATCCATTTTGTAGGGTGCATTCCAGTGGAGATCACGGCGATCAAGAGCCCTGGTCTTTTGATGATGAGGTGACCGATATTGTGCGTAAATTTATTGAACTTCGCTATCAATTGCTCCCTTATCTGTACACTATGTTCTACAGATATTCAAAAGAAGGAACACCTATGATAAAACCTTTGGTCTATTTTGATCAAAAGGATCCCCAGACCCATTTTAGAACGGATGAGTTTATTTTTGGGGAACAGATCCTAGTATGTCCAGTTCAGGAACCCAATGCGCAAGGTCGTAGAATGTACATTCCTAGAGGGACCTGGTATGATTATTGGACCGATGAGGTGGTGCCTGGAGGAATGGAGAAATGGATTGTAGCCGATATAGATAAAATACCTCTTTTTGTAAAGGAGGGAGCCATTATTCCAAAGTTTCCGGTACAGCAATATGTAGGGGAATTGGAAATTAAGGAACTTCTTTTGGAAGTATATTATAAGAAAGGAGTAGAAAACTCTACGGTCTACGAGGATGCTCAAGATGGGTATGATTACAAGAAAGGAAGGTTCAGTCTTCGGAACTTTAGTTTTAGGGGCAAGGAGAACGAGTTGATCATTCAGCAGTTTAAAGAAGGAACTTTTATCACCTCCTATGGAACCTTTAAAATGAATTTCCATGGTCTGCCCTTCAAAATAAAGGAAGTGAGGGTAGATAATGAAATAGTTGAGCTAAAGGACGTTAAGCTAAACGGAAATAATAATATTCATATCAGCAAAGAATTTACTGTATTGCATCTAATTGGATAG
- a CDS encoding M48 family metallopeptidase, giving the protein MKKIILIIAIFIGVLACKTNPFTGQKVLNFYGNSQIFPTAFAQYDQFLGEHKVISGTADARMITKTGQRIAAAAERWLSANGYPGYLKDYKWEYNLVEDKTVNAWCMPGGKIVFYTGILPICNGETGVAVVMGHEVAHALADHGAQRMSAGTLQQLGAVAGNVAIQDPEKRDIFNQAYGVGSQVGIMLPFSRSHETEADRIGLQIMAIAGYNPDEAAELWRRMKAQSGGGAPPEFLSTHPSNETRIENLSQWAPLAKQEAAKFGVTSFQ; this is encoded by the coding sequence ATGAAAAAAATAATATTAATAATAGCGATTTTTATTGGGGTTTTGGCTTGTAAGACCAATCCTTTTACCGGACAAAAGGTCCTGAATTTTTATGGGAACAGTCAGATTTTTCCAACCGCTTTCGCACAATACGACCAATTTTTGGGAGAGCATAAGGTAATTAGTGGAACGGCGGATGCAAGAATGATTACCAAAACTGGTCAGAGGATTGCCGCTGCTGCAGAGCGTTGGCTTTCTGCAAATGGGTATCCAGGTTATCTCAAAGATTATAAGTGGGAATATAATCTGGTAGAAGATAAAACCGTCAATGCCTGGTGTATGCCGGGTGGGAAAATTGTATTCTATACCGGAATCCTTCCTATTTGTAATGGTGAAACTGGTGTAGCCGTAGTGATGGGTCACGAAGTAGCCCATGCGCTAGCCGATCACGGTGCCCAACGTATGAGTGCAGGTACCTTACAGCAATTAGGGGCCGTAGCGGGGAATGTAGCCATTCAAGATCCCGAAAAAAGAGACATCTTCAATCAAGCCTATGGAGTTGGTTCGCAGGTGGGGATAATGCTTCCTTTTAGTAGGAGTCATGAGACCGAAGCCGACCGGATAGGCCTTCAAATAATGGCCATTGCTGGCTATAATCCCGATGAAGCTGCAGAGCTTTGGAGGAGGATGAAGGCTCAAAGTGGAGGAGGAGCGCCACCAGAATTTTTAAGTACCCACCCTTCCAATGAAACCAGAATTGAAAATCTGTCTCAATGGGCCCCGTTGGCCAAGCAAGAAGCCGCTAAATTTGGGGTTACAAGCTTTCAGTAA
- a CDS encoding MFS transporter — protein MVKQHPAKGSKKLLNAWAFYDWANSVYSLVITSAIFPIFYGALFRMADVEKVTVFGGEIARAPLISYVTSAAFLFIAILTPFISGIADYLGNKRLFMKFFCYLGALSCIGLYWFSLEHIYISLTCYFFGLVGFWVSLAFNNSYLPDVAFPEQQDKISAKGFSLGYLGSVLLLLFNLTMVMKPDLFGIESDASGVAEVKAMRYSFLTVGIWWVGFAQYTFYFLPKGYRKEGERRNIVLNGFRELKGVWQELGDQIRLKRYLAAFFVYSMAVQTVILIATYFGEEEIAWGGDSERTTGLILSILVIQLVAIVGATVTARLSGWLGNIKTLTIINLLWLVICIYAYFVVTPNDFYITAGFVGLVMGGIQALSRSTYSKFLPETTDTTSFFSFYDVAEKIGIVIGTFMYGYIAQATGSMRNAIVFLGVFFLIGALLLTRVNKVREV, from the coding sequence ATGGTAAAACAACACCCAGCTAAAGGAAGTAAGAAATTGTTGAACGCCTGGGCATTTTATGACTGGGCAAATTCGGTCTATAGCCTTGTAATTACCTCGGCAATTTTCCCCATTTTTTATGGGGCATTGTTCCGAATGGCAGATGTAGAAAAGGTAACTGTTTTTGGCGGGGAGATAGCTAGGGCTCCTTTAATTAGTTATGTGACCTCCGCTGCTTTTTTGTTTATAGCAATCCTGACTCCCTTTATATCCGGTATTGCAGATTATTTAGGCAATAAAAGGCTTTTTATGAAATTCTTCTGCTACTTGGGAGCCCTGTCCTGCATTGGCTTGTATTGGTTTTCCCTAGAGCATATATATATTAGTTTAACCTGCTATTTCTTTGGATTAGTGGGATTTTGGGTTAGTCTGGCTTTTAATAACTCCTATTTACCAGATGTGGCATTCCCCGAGCAACAGGATAAAATTAGTGCTAAAGGTTTTTCTTTGGGATATTTAGGCAGTGTTCTCCTGTTGCTCTTCAATTTGACGATGGTGATGAAGCCAGATCTTTTTGGAATAGAATCTGATGCAAGTGGTGTTGCAGAGGTTAAAGCGATGCGCTATTCCTTCCTGACAGTAGGAATTTGGTGGGTAGGTTTTGCCCAGTACACCTTCTATTTTCTTCCCAAGGGATATAGGAAGGAAGGTGAAAGACGGAATATAGTGCTCAATGGTTTTAGGGAACTTAAAGGGGTATGGCAAGAGTTGGGGGATCAAATAAGATTGAAGCGTTATTTGGCTGCTTTTTTTGTGTATAGCATGGCGGTGCAAACGGTGATACTGATTGCAACCTATTTTGGGGAAGAAGAGATAGCTTGGGGTGGAGATAGTGAACGTACAACTGGATTAATCCTAAGTATACTAGTGATACAATTGGTGGCCATTGTTGGTGCTACGGTAACCGCTAGGTTGTCCGGATGGTTGGGGAACATAAAGACGCTGACTATTATAAATCTCCTTTGGTTGGTGATTTGTATTTATGCTTATTTTGTGGTCACCCCTAATGATTTCTATATTACTGCCGGATTTGTGGGATTGGTAATGGGAGGAATACAAGCATTGTCCCGTTCTACCTACTCTAAATTTTTGCCAGAAACTACCGATACAACTTCCTTTTTTAGTTTTTATGATGTGGCTGAAAAAATTGGGATCGTAATTGGGACCTTTATGTACGGATATATAGCCCAGGCTACAGGAAGTATGAGGAATGCGATTGTGTTTTTAGGTGTTTTCTTTCTCATTGGAGCACTTCTCTTGACTAGGGTAAATAAGGTGAGGGAGGTTTAA
- a CDS encoding RNA polymerase sigma factor — protein sequence MSQEKKHIDPLIQLCLTGDRAAQLEIYNRYYKGMYNISKRIVKDSAVAEDVMQESLLTAFTKLDTFKGEVSFGAWLKRIVINNSIQHYRKQIKRHEIGINNVLYKVEDNEGYVADDGIDELKAQKVIETMKLLKDNYRISLTLYLIEGYDYEEISEIMQITYANCRTMISRAKNSLRQKLITVL from the coding sequence TTGAGCCAAGAAAAGAAACATATTGATCCATTAATACAGTTGTGTTTAACCGGGGACCGCGCTGCCCAATTGGAAATTTACAATCGCTATTACAAAGGCATGTACAATATTTCCAAGAGAATCGTTAAAGACAGTGCGGTTGCTGAGGATGTAATGCAGGAATCACTTTTAACCGCATTCACAAAATTGGACACTTTTAAGGGAGAGGTAAGTTTTGGGGCATGGTTAAAACGAATAGTAATTAATAACAGTATTCAGCACTATAGAAAGCAAATAAAAAGGCACGAAATAGGGATTAACAATGTATTGTATAAGGTCGAAGATAATGAAGGATATGTCGCAGATGATGGTATAGATGAACTGAAGGCTCAGAAAGTAATCGAAACCATGAAACTGTTAAAGGACAATTACAGAATTTCTTTGACCTTATATTTAATTGAGGGCTATGATTATGAGGAGATCAGCGAAATAATGCAAATAACCTATGCCAATTGCAGGACTATGATCTCTAGGGCCAAAAACAGTCTAAGGCAAAAATTAATTACCGTATTATAA
- the lon gene encoding endopeptidase La, with the protein MGNLKNIKFDTMSLQGMDEEAELIPLMTAEDEEEINNEKLPNTLPILPLRNTVLFPGVVIPITAGRDSSINLIKDANNGSKVIGVVSQKDEETENPGVKDINTLGTVARILRVLQMPDGNTTVIIQGKKRFEVAEVLTEKPYMTATVRETEEIRPEKDNKEFRAIIDSIKELSLQIIRDNPNIPSEASFAIKNIQSDSFLINFVSSNLNLSVKDKQELLEIGNLQERALATLKYMNVELQKLELKNDIQSKVRSDMDQQQREYYLHQQMKTIQEELGGISYEEEVDEMRARAKKKKWTENVAEHFEKEVSKLQRMNPQVSEYSIQRNYLDLFLDLPWNEFSKDKFDLKRAQKILDRDHYGLEDVKRRIIEYLAVLKLRNDMKSPILCLYGPPGVGKTSLGKSVAEALGREYVRISLGGLRDEAEIRGHRKTYIGAMPGRIVQSLKKAGKSNPVFILDEIDKMSNSHQGDPSSAMLEVLDPEQNNEFHDNFLEMGYDLSRVMFIATANNLSEIQPALRDRMEVINVTGYTIEEKVEIARRHLLPKQLKEHGLTVKHLKIGKAQLEKIVEGYTRESGVRSLEKQIAKMVRYAAKSIAMEEEYTIKVSNEVVERVLGPARMERDKYENNEVAGVVTGLAWTSVGGDILFIESILSKGKGTLNITGNLGTVMKESATIAMEYIKSNSDRFGINPDVFDKYNVHIHVPEGATPKDGPSAGITMLTSLVSLFTQKKIKKSLAMTGEITLRGKVLPVGGIKEKILAAKRARIKEIILCEDNRRDILEIKEEYLKGLNFHYVTDMQEVIDIAITDQKVKNAKEL; encoded by the coding sequence ATGGGTAATTTGAAGAATATAAAATTTGACACTATGTCATTGCAGGGGATGGATGAAGAAGCAGAATTAATTCCGTTAATGACAGCAGAGGACGAGGAGGAGATAAACAATGAAAAGCTACCTAATACCTTGCCTATTCTGCCTCTGAGGAATACAGTTTTGTTTCCAGGCGTGGTAATACCTATTACTGCCGGGAGGGACTCTTCTATCAATCTTATTAAGGATGCCAACAATGGCTCCAAAGTAATTGGGGTAGTTTCCCAAAAGGATGAGGAAACGGAAAATCCTGGAGTTAAGGATATTAATACTTTGGGTACTGTTGCCAGAATATTAAGGGTGTTGCAAATGCCCGATGGTAATACTACGGTTATTATTCAGGGTAAAAAGCGATTTGAGGTGGCTGAAGTGCTTACTGAAAAGCCGTATATGACCGCAACTGTACGTGAAACAGAGGAAATTAGACCAGAAAAGGACAACAAGGAGTTTAGAGCCATTATAGATTCTATAAAAGAGCTTTCCCTTCAGATTATTAGGGATAATCCAAACATCCCTAGTGAAGCTTCCTTTGCTATCAAAAACATACAGAGCGATTCGTTTTTGATTAATTTTGTCTCTTCTAACCTTAATTTAAGCGTTAAGGACAAGCAGGAACTCCTGGAAATTGGAAATTTACAGGAAAGGGCCTTGGCTACCTTAAAATATATGAACGTAGAGCTTCAGAAATTGGAATTGAAAAATGATATTCAGTCCAAGGTGAGAAGTGATATGGATCAACAACAGCGAGAGTATTATCTTCATCAACAAATGAAGACCATACAGGAGGAACTCGGAGGAATTTCCTATGAGGAGGAGGTTGATGAGATGAGGGCAAGAGCGAAAAAGAAAAAATGGACCGAAAATGTTGCAGAGCATTTTGAAAAGGAGGTTTCTAAATTGCAACGCATGAATCCCCAAGTGTCGGAATATTCTATCCAGCGTAATTATCTAGACCTTTTTCTTGACCTTCCTTGGAACGAATTTTCCAAGGATAAATTCGATTTAAAAAGGGCTCAGAAAATATTGGACAGGGACCATTATGGGTTGGAAGATGTAAAGAGAAGGATCATAGAATACTTAGCGGTCCTCAAACTGCGGAACGATATGAAATCGCCTATACTTTGTCTTTACGGACCTCCTGGGGTGGGAAAAACATCTTTGGGTAAATCTGTGGCAGAAGCTTTAGGTAGAGAGTATGTGCGTATTAGTTTGGGTGGACTAAGGGATGAAGCGGAAATCCGTGGACATAGAAAAACCTATATTGGAGCCATGCCCGGAAGGATTGTACAAAGTTTAAAAAAAGCTGGTAAATCCAATCCAGTATTTATATTGGACGAAATAGACAAAATGTCAAATAGTCATCAGGGAGATCCTTCTTCTGCCATGTTGGAGGTTTTGGATCCAGAACAAAATAACGAGTTCCACGATAACTTTTTGGAAATGGGATACGACCTTTCCCGTGTGATGTTCATTGCTACAGCCAATAATTTATCCGAGATTCAACCCGCTCTCCGGGATCGTATGGAAGTCATAAATGTAACTGGCTATACCATTGAGGAAAAAGTAGAGATTGCTAGGAGGCATTTATTGCCGAAACAACTGAAAGAGCACGGACTTACCGTGAAGCATCTTAAAATTGGAAAGGCCCAACTAGAGAAAATAGTAGAGGGTTATACCCGGGAATCGGGAGTGAGGTCCTTGGAGAAGCAAATTGCAAAAATGGTGCGATATGCGGCCAAATCCATTGCCATGGAGGAGGAATATACCATTAAGGTGAGCAATGAAGTTGTTGAGAGAGTATTGGGGCCTGCAAGAATGGAAAGGGATAAGTACGAGAACAACGAGGTGGCGGGAGTAGTTACTGGTTTGGCTTGGACAAGTGTGGGTGGAGATATTCTTTTTATAGAATCTATCCTCTCCAAAGGAAAGGGGACACTGAATATTACCGGAAACTTAGGTACGGTAATGAAAGAATCTGCGACTATTGCCATGGAGTATATAAAGTCCAATAGCGATAGATTTGGAATAAATCCAGATGTGTTCGACAAGTACAATGTGCATATACATGTGCCGGAAGGAGCCACGCCAAAAGACGGTCCAAGTGCGGGAATTACAATGTTGACCTCCTTGGTTTCCTTATTTACCCAGAAAAAAATAAAGAAGAGTCTAGCAATGACAGGGGAAATAACTTTAAGGGGCAAGGTATTGCCAGTAGGTGGTATAAAAGAAAAAATTCTGGCAGCAAAACGCGCTAGGATCAAAGAAATTATTTTGTGCGAGGATAACAGAAGGGATATTCTGGAGATAAAAGAAGAATATTTAAAGGGACTTAATTTCCATTATGTGACCGATATGCAAGAAGTCATTGATATCGCCATTACGGATCAGAAAGTGAAGAATGCTAAGGAACTATAG
- the cmk gene encoding (d)CMP kinase, whose amino-acid sequence MGKITIAIDGYSSTGKSTIAKQLAKSLGYVYVDTGAMYRAVTLYAMRQGYIGGKEENMDKLIADLPNLSIKFVYNESLGFSEMYLNGENVEKEIRALPVSRLVSKIATLEAVRIKLVAMQQEMGKEKGIVMDGRDIGTVVFPDAEFKIFMTASPETRAFRRYKELLDRGEEVTYDEVLKNVQSRDYIDSHREFSPLKKADNAIEFDNSDMGLKEQLERIHNFALRKIEEVIK is encoded by the coding sequence ATGGGAAAAATTACCATAGCTATTGATGGCTACTCATCAACTGGAAAAAGTACAATAGCCAAGCAGCTGGCAAAATCACTTGGATATGTATATGTAGACACGGGAGCCATGTATAGGGCGGTGACCCTTTATGCTATGCGACAGGGATATATTGGCGGAAAGGAAGAGAATATGGACAAGTTAATTGCTGACCTGCCCAATTTGTCGATAAAGTTCGTCTATAATGAATCTCTAGGGTTTTCTGAGATGTACCTGAATGGAGAAAATGTGGAGAAGGAGATTAGGGCATTGCCAGTATCTAGACTGGTAAGTAAAATTGCAACTCTTGAAGCGGTACGGATAAAATTGGTGGCCATGCAACAAGAAATGGGAAAGGAAAAAGGCATTGTAATGGACGGAAGGGATATTGGGACGGTAGTTTTTCCTGATGCCGAATTTAAAATATTTATGACTGCCTCCCCAGAAACAAGGGCATTTAGACGCTATAAGGAATTATTGGATAGAGGTGAGGAGGTTACCTATGACGAGGTTTTGAAAAATGTTCAATCTAGGGATTATATAGACTCCCACAGGGAGTTTTCCCCTCTAAAAAAGGCTGATAACGCTATTGAGTTTGACAATAGTGATATGGGATTAAAGGAGCAATTGGAGCGTATTCATAATTTTGCCCTTCGTAAAATAGAAGAGGTTATAAAATAA
- a CDS encoding LysM peptidoglycan-binding domain-containing protein — protein sequence MSVKSKYQEVLSLGEKLGVKNGDVTEEGGILKIKGETNTQYEKNLLWDKIKEIGGENPSDIKANITVSDESVYHRHTVKSGESLSKIAKKYYGDPMKYKKIFEANTNILKNPDVIHPDQVLVIPN from the coding sequence ATGAGTGTAAAATCAAAGTATCAAGAGGTGCTAAGCCTAGGCGAGAAACTAGGGGTTAAGAATGGCGATGTTACTGAAGAAGGCGGAATCCTAAAAATTAAAGGAGAGACAAATACTCAGTACGAAAAAAATCTACTTTGGGACAAAATAAAGGAAATAGGCGGTGAAAATCCTTCAGATATTAAGGCCAATATTACCGTTTCAGATGAAAGTGTTTACCACAGGCATACGGTGAAAAGCGGGGAATCTTTAAGTAAAATCGCCAAAAAATACTATGGAGATCCAATGAAATACAAGAAAATATTTGAAGCCAATACCAACATCCTAAAAAATCCGGATGTAATTCATCCCGATCAGGTTTTGGTCATTCCAAATTAA